Part of the Micromonospora rhizosphaerae genome is shown below.
CCGGGAGGAGAACATGGCGACCTTCCGGCGTACCGGCCAGGAGGACCGGATGCTGCCGCTGGTCCGGCGACCGCTCGGCGACGAGCTGGCCGAGGAGCTGCGCCGGCTCGACGCCGACCAGGTGTACGCGGAGGCGCTCGGCGCCCTCGCCGGCATCTCGGGCCTGCAGCAGCGTCCCGCCCAGCGCGTGCACCTGTGGAAGGACCCGGCGACCGCGCAGCGGGCCGAGGCCGGGATCACCGCGCACGGCGGCACGACCGCGAACCACTGAGCCGGCTCCCGGGACCCTGCGGACGGCCGGTACGCCGGGCGCGGGCCGGGACCGCTCGGCGGGTCGGACAGCACAGGTGACCGCGCCAAGCGGTCGGAACACGAAGGCACGGACGAATGAGTGAGGCGAGTGTCGCCGTACACGCGGATGCCGACCTGCTGGCGCAGGCGGTGGCGGCCCGGTTCGTGGTGAAGCTGCTCGACGCCCAGGCGGACCGGGGCGAGGCGTCGGTGGTACTGACCGGCGGGCGGATCGCCGCGGCGGTGTACCGGGCGGCGGTGGCGCTGCCGGCCCGGGACGCCGTCGACTGGTCCCGGGTCGACGTCTGGTGGGGCGACGAGCGGTTCCTGCCGGCCGGCCACCCGGACCGCAACGAGACCCAGGCCCGGGCGGCGCTGCTGGACGCGGTGCCGCTGAACCCGGCGCGGATCCACCCGATGCCCGCCTCCGACGGGCCGGCGGGCGCCGACCCGGAGGCGGCCGCGGCCCGGTACGCCGAGGAGCTGGCCAGCGCGGCCCGGCCCGGCCACGCCGCGCTTCCCCACTTCGACGTGCTGCTGCTGGGGGTCGGCGAGGACGGGCACGTGGCGTCGGTCTTCCCCGAGCACCCGGTGCACTACGAGAGCCGGCCGGTCAGCGCGGTCCGGGGCAGCCCCAAGCCGCCGCCGGTGCGGATCACGCTCACCCTACCGGCCATCAACACCGCCGAGGAGGTGTGGCTGGTGGCCAGCGGGGCGGACAAGTCCCGGGCGGTGGGCATGGCGCTGGCCGGGGCGGGCCCGGTGCAGCTGCCCGCGGCCGGGGTGCACGGCGTCGGTCGTACCCTCTGGTTGCTGGACCGGGCCGCGGCGGCCGAGGTGCCGCCCCGGCTGCGCAGCCTGCGCTGAACGGGCGCAACCCCGGCGGTCTCCGGGCTGCCGGGCGTCAGCCGCCGCGGCGCTCGCGCAGCGCGGCGAGGGCCTCGGCGAGGATGGCCTCGGCCTGCTCCGGGGTGCGCCGCTCCTTCACGTACGCCAGATGGGTCTTGTAGGGCTCGGTGCGGGCCCGCCCGGGCGGGTGCTCGGCGTCCGGCCCGGCCGGCTGGCCGCAGCGCGGGCAGTCCCACACCGGCGGCGCCTCGGCCTCG
Proteins encoded:
- a CDS encoding RNA polymerase-binding protein RbpA, whose translation is MATRNAIRGTRIGSGPERPTERSEPAPRRAVTYWCGNHHRVEFLIAAEAEAPPVWDCPRCGQPAGPDAEHPPGRARTEPYKTHLAYVKERRTPEQAEAILAEALAALRERRGG
- the pgl gene encoding 6-phosphogluconolactonase, encoding MSEASVAVHADADLLAQAVAARFVVKLLDAQADRGEASVVLTGGRIAAAVYRAAVALPARDAVDWSRVDVWWGDERFLPAGHPDRNETQARAALLDAVPLNPARIHPMPASDGPAGADPEAAAARYAEELASAARPGHAALPHFDVLLLGVGEDGHVASVFPEHPVHYESRPVSAVRGSPKPPPVRITLTLPAINTAEEVWLVASGADKSRAVGMALAGAGPVQLPAAGVHGVGRTLWLLDRAAAAEVPPRLRSLR